The proteins below are encoded in one region of Salmo salar chromosome ssa02, Ssal_v3.1, whole genome shotgun sequence:
- the LOC106605898 gene encoding nuclear pore membrane glycoprotein 210, whose translation MSIVVLWQAVCVCVCVCVCVCVCVCVEEDRWVLESGRQYQVTVRVHDQEGHTAHLAQNVVMTVDFSDWLFYVLETSSNSSYHVLETRGSGHTTIRAALFTVLTEDGRALPLIPPIRAEQEVEGGSGAVSWSVSDSDVAVVTIKGEVMAGKRRGQVDIQASDARNPLHTATGQVYVLRPAGVDVLAQRGDCRVGETITLPLAVWGVQEEENQAQDPPQGSSGPQTLLEVTDCSLINLHVTTGGIHPST comes from the exons ATGTCTATTGTCGTACTATggcaagctgtgtgtgtgtgtgtgtgtgtgtgtgtgtgtgtgtgtgtgtgtgtgtgtgtggaggaggacaGGTGGGTGTTGGAGAGTGGTCGTCAGTACCAGGTGACTGTACGAGTTCACGACCAGGAGGGTCACACAGCACACCTGGCACAG AATGTGGTGATGACCGTGGACTTCTCTGATTGGCTGTTCTATGTCCTGGAGACTTCCTCTAACAGTTCCTACCATGTACTGGAAACACGAGGGTCTGGGCACACTACTATACGAGCTGCACTGTTCACTGTGCTCactgag gatggCCGAGCGTTGCCCCTGATACCACCAATCAGAGCAGAGCAAGAA gtagaGGGTGGCAGTGGTGCTGTGAGCTGGTCGGTGAGTGACAGTGATGTTGCCGTGGTGACAATAAAAGGGGAAGTCATGGCGGGAAAGAGACGGGGTCAAGTGGATATTCAGGCATCAGACGCACGCAACCCTCTACACACCGCTACTGGACAG gTGTACGTGTTGAGGCCAGCTGGTGTGGATGTCCTGGCCCAGAGAGGTGACTGTAGGGTGGGAGAGACCATCACCCTTCCCCTGGCTGTCTGGGGGGTCCAGGAGGAGGAGAACCAGGCCCAGGACCCTCCCCAGGGAAGCTCTGGCCCCCAGACCCTGCTGGAGGTGACAGACTGCTCTCTCATCAACCTCCACGTCACCACAGGGGGTATTCACCCCTCTACCTAG